Genomic segment of Streptomyces sp. NA02950:
GAGGCCGCCGAGACACCCGAGGACGTCAAGGCGCACTGGCTGCGCACCAAGGCGGTCGAGAAGCAACGCACCTCGGTCACAGAAGGGGTGCCGCTCGGTCAGCCCGCGCTGGCGCTCACCGCCAAGCTGGCCTCCCGCGCCCGGACCGCCGGGCTCGGTGTCCCGCTCCCGGAGGGCGAGGGCATCGGCTACGAACTGCTGGCGCTGGCGGTGCGCGCGGAGGCCGAGGGCATCGAGCCGGAGACCGCCCTGCGGGCCGCGGCCCGCGCCTACCGGGACGCGATACGCGCCGCGGAGGACTCCGCGGCGCGCTGAGGCGGGCGCGCGCGGGCGTGAGACAGCTGCCGGAGGGTACCCGGGCGCCATGTCCGCTTACGCTGTGGAACTCGCCGCCGACCGTGACCTGCTCATCGGGACAGGGCCGCTGGTCGTCGGCCTGGTGATCGTCGTGCTGTGCGTCGCGGCCGTCTGGTGGGGTATCCGGCTCCGGGCCCGTGAGCCGATGGCGTCCCGCCGTTCGCAACCCCGCTCCGGCGCCTGGCAGGAGCCCGGCGAAACCGACCGCG
This window contains:
- a CDS encoding DUF6479 family protein, which codes for MSAYAVELAADRDLLIGTGPLVVGLVIVVLCVAAVWWGIRLRAREPMASRRSQPRSGAWQEPGETDRAARESGHGPGHQNGDDGVGYVTEHREPDALPRDGARRRPHELGGSGTRESD